A portion of the Osmia lignaria lignaria isolate PbOS001 chromosome 15, iyOsmLign1, whole genome shotgun sequence genome contains these proteins:
- the LOC117611986 gene encoding uncharacterized protein LOC117611986 isoform X1: MAKCNKKKWSSRRVSIKQKMQNLRRQKNVLRHKMDNMLTPTPTDETLREKWSMSIPGVEFLRSNQRVCEFHFEDHFLIKEYKKHDHSDNIIAQVPLAHAHLEKGAVPTIFDHTYGSKRVPNAVTIDHTYALPPCSSHPVIKVETEDVNINTNDEQLLDPSGKDELQSEDLSPKIDTNFVSTQFQCFTSTSSDIHTNVDFKCENEILSEDVEIKHECSTNDDLQSQSIANDNPQEDTNMYKNSECVWTSVVFDSISFKLRSLTDGGYEDNSCIKLPKPWNVNKLPNGSEETLLFTCIVQNEEYGIQKHILEKAVIIKASREITYEVYSTPVDVSCAKLPTFLKEISRLPEILKKFKDLRICQGIMPVDIDYVQDKADFRKDIYSNLRHKDCSILSINSKRCAVCKKSSKTLSQKVKRIRNRKNIQRIFNSVNLLDQMKFKALKKKIKFRAAKTYCLKKRYKSLTDSLQNQQNKVTIITNK, from the exons ATGGCtaagtgtaataaaaaaaagtggAGCTCGAGACGCGTTTCTATAAAACAAAAGATGCAGAATTTGAGACGACAAAAAAATGTACTGCGGCATAAGATGGACAACATGTTAACACCAA CGCCAACTGATGAAACTCTGAGGGAAAAGTGGAGCATGTCCATTCCAGGAGTGGAATTTTTAAGATCGAATCAACGCGTGTGTGAATTTCATTTTGAGGATcattttttaatcaaagaatataaaaaacaTGATCACAGTGATAATATTATAGCACAG GTTCCTCTTGCACATGCTCATTTAGAGAAAGGTGCTGTGCCAACAATATTTGACCACACTTATGGATCAAAACGTGTTCCTAATGCTGTAACTATAGACCATACATATGCATTACCACCAT GCTCCTCCCACCCAGTGATAAAGGTTGAAACTGAAGATGTTAATATAAATACCAATGATGAAC AGTTACTAGATCCATCAGGAAAGGATGAATTACAGAGTGAAGATTTATCTCCAAAAATTGATACAAATTTTGTGTCCACTCAGTTTCAATGTTTTACTTCTACGTCTTCTGACATTCACACTAATGTGGATTTTAAGT GTGAGAATGAAATACTGAGCGAGGACGTGGAAATAAAGCATGAATGTTCAACAAATGATGATTTACAATCTCAATCGATAGCGAATGATAATCCGCAAGAGGACACGAATATGTACAAAAATTCTGAGTGTGTTTGGACCAGTGTTGTTTTTGACTCTATTTCATTCAAATTAAGATCTCTAA ctGATGGTGGTTATGAGGACAATTCATGTATAAAACTGCCAAAACCGTGGAACGTGAATAAATTACCGAATGGATCGGAAGAAACTCTTTTATTCACATGCATTGTACAGAACGAAGAATACGGAATTCAAAAACATATTCTTGAGAAAGCCGTCATAATTAAGGCATCTAGAGAAATAACTTATGAAGTTTATTCTACACCTGTTGATGTTAGTTGTGCAAAACTTCCAACATTTTTAAAAGAGATTTCAAGATTGCCAGAGATATTAAAAAAGTTTAAGGATTTACGTATTTGCCAAGGTATTATGCCTGTAGACATAGATTATGTACAAGATAAAGCTGATTTCAGAAAAGACATCTATTCAAATTTACGTCATAAAGATTGCTCTATTTTATCGATTAATAGCAAAAGATGCGCTGTTTGCAAAAAATCTTCTAAAACGTTATCACAAAAAgttaaaagaataagaaacagaAAGAACATACAGCGTATATTTAATTCCGTAAATCTTCTCgatcaaatgaaatttaaagctttaaaaaagaaaattaagtttcgtgCTGCGAAAACTTATTGTTTAAAAAAGAGATATAAGTCACTAACCGATTCCTTACAAAATCAGCAAAATAAAGTTACTATCATCACAAATAAATGA
- the LOC117611986 gene encoding uncharacterized protein LOC117611986 isoform X3, with protein sequence MSIPGVEFLRSNQRVCEFHFEDHFLIKEYKKHDHSDNIIAQVPLAHAHLEKGAVPTIFDHTYGSKRVPNAVTIDHTYALPPCSSHPVIKVETEDVNINTNDEQLLDPSGKDELQSEDLSPKIDTNFVSTQFQCFTSTSSDIHTNVDFKCENEILSEDVEIKHECSTNDDLQSQSIANDNPQEDTNMYKNSECVWTSVVFDSISFKLRSLTDGGYEDNSCIKLPKPWNVNKLPNGSEETLLFTCIVQNEEYGIQKHILEKAVIIKASREITYEVYSTPVDVSCAKLPTFLKEISRLPEILKKFKDLRICQGIMPVDIDYVQDKADFRKDIYSNLRHKDCSILSINSKRCAVCKKSSKTLSQKVKRIRNRKNIQRIFNSVNLLDQMKFKALKKKIKFRAAKTYCLKKRYKSLTDSLQNQQNKVTIITNK encoded by the exons ATGTCCATTCCAGGAGTGGAATTTTTAAGATCGAATCAACGCGTGTGTGAATTTCATTTTGAGGATcattttttaatcaaagaatataaaaaacaTGATCACAGTGATAATATTATAGCACAG GTTCCTCTTGCACATGCTCATTTAGAGAAAGGTGCTGTGCCAACAATATTTGACCACACTTATGGATCAAAACGTGTTCCTAATGCTGTAACTATAGACCATACATATGCATTACCACCAT GCTCCTCCCACCCAGTGATAAAGGTTGAAACTGAAGATGTTAATATAAATACCAATGATGAAC AGTTACTAGATCCATCAGGAAAGGATGAATTACAGAGTGAAGATTTATCTCCAAAAATTGATACAAATTTTGTGTCCACTCAGTTTCAATGTTTTACTTCTACGTCTTCTGACATTCACACTAATGTGGATTTTAAGT GTGAGAATGAAATACTGAGCGAGGACGTGGAAATAAAGCATGAATGTTCAACAAATGATGATTTACAATCTCAATCGATAGCGAATGATAATCCGCAAGAGGACACGAATATGTACAAAAATTCTGAGTGTGTTTGGACCAGTGTTGTTTTTGACTCTATTTCATTCAAATTAAGATCTCTAA ctGATGGTGGTTATGAGGACAATTCATGTATAAAACTGCCAAAACCGTGGAACGTGAATAAATTACCGAATGGATCGGAAGAAACTCTTTTATTCACATGCATTGTACAGAACGAAGAATACGGAATTCAAAAACATATTCTTGAGAAAGCCGTCATAATTAAGGCATCTAGAGAAATAACTTATGAAGTTTATTCTACACCTGTTGATGTTAGTTGTGCAAAACTTCCAACATTTTTAAAAGAGATTTCAAGATTGCCAGAGATATTAAAAAAGTTTAAGGATTTACGTATTTGCCAAGGTATTATGCCTGTAGACATAGATTATGTACAAGATAAAGCTGATTTCAGAAAAGACATCTATTCAAATTTACGTCATAAAGATTGCTCTATTTTATCGATTAATAGCAAAAGATGCGCTGTTTGCAAAAAATCTTCTAAAACGTTATCACAAAAAgttaaaagaataagaaacagaAAGAACATACAGCGTATATTTAATTCCGTAAATCTTCTCgatcaaatgaaatttaaagctttaaaaaagaaaattaagtttcgtgCTGCGAAAACTTATTGTTTAAAAAAGAGATATAAGTCACTAACCGATTCCTTACAAAATCAGCAAAATAAAGTTACTATCATCACAAATAAATGA
- the LOC117611986 gene encoding uncharacterized protein LOC117611986 isoform X2, whose translation MKFFYYSFVFAPTDETLREKWSMSIPGVEFLRSNQRVCEFHFEDHFLIKEYKKHDHSDNIIAQVPLAHAHLEKGAVPTIFDHTYGSKRVPNAVTIDHTYALPPCSSHPVIKVETEDVNINTNDEQLLDPSGKDELQSEDLSPKIDTNFVSTQFQCFTSTSSDIHTNVDFKCENEILSEDVEIKHECSTNDDLQSQSIANDNPQEDTNMYKNSECVWTSVVFDSISFKLRSLTDGGYEDNSCIKLPKPWNVNKLPNGSEETLLFTCIVQNEEYGIQKHILEKAVIIKASREITYEVYSTPVDVSCAKLPTFLKEISRLPEILKKFKDLRICQGIMPVDIDYVQDKADFRKDIYSNLRHKDCSILSINSKRCAVCKKSSKTLSQKVKRIRNRKNIQRIFNSVNLLDQMKFKALKKKIKFRAAKTYCLKKRYKSLTDSLQNQQNKVTIITNK comes from the exons atgaaatttttttattattcatttgttttCG CGCCAACTGATGAAACTCTGAGGGAAAAGTGGAGCATGTCCATTCCAGGAGTGGAATTTTTAAGATCGAATCAACGCGTGTGTGAATTTCATTTTGAGGATcattttttaatcaaagaatataaaaaacaTGATCACAGTGATAATATTATAGCACAG GTTCCTCTTGCACATGCTCATTTAGAGAAAGGTGCTGTGCCAACAATATTTGACCACACTTATGGATCAAAACGTGTTCCTAATGCTGTAACTATAGACCATACATATGCATTACCACCAT GCTCCTCCCACCCAGTGATAAAGGTTGAAACTGAAGATGTTAATATAAATACCAATGATGAAC AGTTACTAGATCCATCAGGAAAGGATGAATTACAGAGTGAAGATTTATCTCCAAAAATTGATACAAATTTTGTGTCCACTCAGTTTCAATGTTTTACTTCTACGTCTTCTGACATTCACACTAATGTGGATTTTAAGT GTGAGAATGAAATACTGAGCGAGGACGTGGAAATAAAGCATGAATGTTCAACAAATGATGATTTACAATCTCAATCGATAGCGAATGATAATCCGCAAGAGGACACGAATATGTACAAAAATTCTGAGTGTGTTTGGACCAGTGTTGTTTTTGACTCTATTTCATTCAAATTAAGATCTCTAA ctGATGGTGGTTATGAGGACAATTCATGTATAAAACTGCCAAAACCGTGGAACGTGAATAAATTACCGAATGGATCGGAAGAAACTCTTTTATTCACATGCATTGTACAGAACGAAGAATACGGAATTCAAAAACATATTCTTGAGAAAGCCGTCATAATTAAGGCATCTAGAGAAATAACTTATGAAGTTTATTCTACACCTGTTGATGTTAGTTGTGCAAAACTTCCAACATTTTTAAAAGAGATTTCAAGATTGCCAGAGATATTAAAAAAGTTTAAGGATTTACGTATTTGCCAAGGTATTATGCCTGTAGACATAGATTATGTACAAGATAAAGCTGATTTCAGAAAAGACATCTATTCAAATTTACGTCATAAAGATTGCTCTATTTTATCGATTAATAGCAAAAGATGCGCTGTTTGCAAAAAATCTTCTAAAACGTTATCACAAAAAgttaaaagaataagaaacagaAAGAACATACAGCGTATATTTAATTCCGTAAATCTTCTCgatcaaatgaaatttaaagctttaaaaaagaaaattaagtttcgtgCTGCGAAAACTTATTGTTTAAAAAAGAGATATAAGTCACTAACCGATTCCTTACAAAATCAGCAAAATAAAGTTACTATCATCACAAATAAATGA
- the LOC117600445 gene encoding uncharacterized protein LOC117600445 isoform X1: protein MGKRIARSFYELGVLIYFLFFTKVLSEASKSTTENIINVMKNDTELCTLPPFVYENDIIKDCSSLNYPDKNITSNNPNTFLCLAFYDTWHKVCNSNTSHQIPSDSIKFKPYIEKFLPTKGHETMFCENIKSVTFTYKKLKPLLSPIHIDKSNVCDSTCFDIKENFNPLCVVLAWSKSIDEYVKNVNKPKQTQLQHLPTNIGVSESKNINSELNKTPEKTATKGVDIQQKKQSSMKPSLPNLVHTLPQMNAKDKFSTKSESVDNKKNVFENRVSEKSEKPPEKSEKAPEKSAKAPEKLEKAPEDPDKTLKNLDKAPENPDQTPENPNKPPENVDKISENADKTLENQDKTPEIPDDMNDIEENKKDITDIKTSTISENTQDHDNSVNQYDPNDGPFRLLDTAVDQNQNIPEPSEQRDIISHYHSRRSDEESHFFTYFTLVFLISIAAYIGYHNKQKILAIVLEGRRSRNNRGRRRPSTANYRKLDCTLEEAVTSQCNANVTHVIY, encoded by the exons ATGGGAAAGCGTATAGCTCGTTCGTTCTACGAGCTTGGTGTTTTAatctactttctttttttcacaaaaGTGTTAAGTGAAGCAAGTAAATCAACAACTGAAAATATTATAAACGTCATGAAAAATGATACAGAACTATGTACTTTGCCACCATTTGTGTATGAAAATGATATTATAAAGGATTGTTCTTCTTTAAATTATCCTGATAAAAATATAACAAGTAATAATCCAAATACTTTTTTATGCTTAGCCTTTTATGATACATGGCATAAAGTTTGTAATTCTAATACTTCTCATCAGATACCATCTGATAGTATTAAATTTAAACCATACATTGAGAAATTTCTTCCTACAAAAGGTCATGAAACAATGTtctgtgaaaatattaaaagtgttacatttacatataaaaaattaaaaccatTGTTATCACCTATACACATTGACAAATCTAATGTATGTGATTCAACGTGTtttgatataaaagaaaattttaatccaCTTTGCGTAGTATTAGCATGGAGTAAAAGTATTGATGAATATGTAAAAAATGTGAATAAACCTAAACAGACACAGTTACAACATTTACCAACGAACATTGGAGTATCTGAGTCTAAGAATATAAATtcagaattaaataaaacaccAGAAAAAACAGCAACAAAGGGTGTTGATATTCAACAAAAGAAACAAAGTTCAATGAAACCATCATTGCCAAACTTAGTACATACATTGCCTCAGATGAATGCAAAGGATAAATTTTCCACAAAATCTGAATCAGTtgataataagaaaaatgtttttGAGAATCGAGTATCTGAGAAATCAGAGAAACCACCAGAGAAATCAGAGAAAGCACCCGAGAAATCAGCGAAAGCACCTGAGAAATTAGAGAAAGCACCTGAGGATCCAGATAAAACACTTAAGAATCTAGATAAAGCACCTGAGAATCCAGATCAAACACCTGAGAATCCAAATAAACCACCTGAGAATGTAGATAAAATATCTGAGAATGCAGATAAAACACTTGAAAATCAAGATAAAACACCTGAAATTCCAGATGATATGAATGACattgaagaaaacaaaaaagatATTACTGATATTAAAACAAGTACAATATCAGAAAATACCCAGGATCATGATAACTCTGTTAATCAATATG aTCCAAATGATGGACCTTTTCGTCTTCTTGATACGG CAGTTGATCAAAATCAAAACATACCTGAACCTTCAGAACAAAGGGATATTATATCTCATTATCATAGTAGAAGATCAGATGAAGAGTCTCATTTTTTTACTTACTTTACACTCGTTTTCCTGATCTCCATAGCAGCATATATAGGTTATCATAATAAACAAAag ATACTAGCTATTGTACTGGAAGGACGAAGATCGCGAAATAATCGTGGTAGACGACGACCAAGCACAGCTAATTATCGTAAGCTAGATTGTACATTAGAAGAGGCAGTTACTTCACAGTGTAACGCGAATGTCACCCATGTcatatattaa
- the LOC117600445 gene encoding uncharacterized protein LOC117600445 isoform X2 — translation MGKRIARSFYELGVLIYFLFFTKVLSEASKSTTENIINVMKNDTELCTLPPFVYENDIIKDCSSLNYPDKNITSNNPNTFLCLAFYDTWHKVCNSNTSHQIPSDSIKFKPYIEKFLPTKGHETMFCENIKSVTFTYKKLKPLLSPIHIDKSNVCDSTCFDIKENFNPLCVVLAWSKSIDEYVKNVNKPKQTQLQHLPTNIGVSESKNINSELNKTPEKTATKGVDIQQKKQSSMKPSLPNLVHTLPQMNAKDKFSTKSESVDNKKNVFENRVSEKSEKPPEKSEKAPEKSAKAPEKLEKAPEDPDKTLKNLDKAPENPDQTPENPNKPPENVDKISENADKTLENQDKTPEIPDDMNDIEENKKDITDIKTSTISENTQDHDNSVNQYDPNDGPFRLLDTVDQNQNIPEPSEQRDIISHYHSRRSDEESHFFTYFTLVFLISIAAYIGYHNKQKILAIVLEGRRSRNNRGRRRPSTANYRKLDCTLEEAVTSQCNANVTHVIY, via the exons ATGGGAAAGCGTATAGCTCGTTCGTTCTACGAGCTTGGTGTTTTAatctactttctttttttcacaaaaGTGTTAAGTGAAGCAAGTAAATCAACAACTGAAAATATTATAAACGTCATGAAAAATGATACAGAACTATGTACTTTGCCACCATTTGTGTATGAAAATGATATTATAAAGGATTGTTCTTCTTTAAATTATCCTGATAAAAATATAACAAGTAATAATCCAAATACTTTTTTATGCTTAGCCTTTTATGATACATGGCATAAAGTTTGTAATTCTAATACTTCTCATCAGATACCATCTGATAGTATTAAATTTAAACCATACATTGAGAAATTTCTTCCTACAAAAGGTCATGAAACAATGTtctgtgaaaatattaaaagtgttacatttacatataaaaaattaaaaccatTGTTATCACCTATACACATTGACAAATCTAATGTATGTGATTCAACGTGTtttgatataaaagaaaattttaatccaCTTTGCGTAGTATTAGCATGGAGTAAAAGTATTGATGAATATGTAAAAAATGTGAATAAACCTAAACAGACACAGTTACAACATTTACCAACGAACATTGGAGTATCTGAGTCTAAGAATATAAATtcagaattaaataaaacaccAGAAAAAACAGCAACAAAGGGTGTTGATATTCAACAAAAGAAACAAAGTTCAATGAAACCATCATTGCCAAACTTAGTACATACATTGCCTCAGATGAATGCAAAGGATAAATTTTCCACAAAATCTGAATCAGTtgataataagaaaaatgtttttGAGAATCGAGTATCTGAGAAATCAGAGAAACCACCAGAGAAATCAGAGAAAGCACCCGAGAAATCAGCGAAAGCACCTGAGAAATTAGAGAAAGCACCTGAGGATCCAGATAAAACACTTAAGAATCTAGATAAAGCACCTGAGAATCCAGATCAAACACCTGAGAATCCAAATAAACCACCTGAGAATGTAGATAAAATATCTGAGAATGCAGATAAAACACTTGAAAATCAAGATAAAACACCTGAAATTCCAGATGATATGAATGACattgaagaaaacaaaaaagatATTACTGATATTAAAACAAGTACAATATCAGAAAATACCCAGGATCATGATAACTCTGTTAATCAATATG aTCCAAATGATGGACCTTTTCGTCTTCTTGATACGG TTGATCAAAATCAAAACATACCTGAACCTTCAGAACAAAGGGATATTATATCTCATTATCATAGTAGAAGATCAGATGAAGAGTCTCATTTTTTTACTTACTTTACACTCGTTTTCCTGATCTCCATAGCAGCATATATAGGTTATCATAATAAACAAAag ATACTAGCTATTGTACTGGAAGGACGAAGATCGCGAAATAATCGTGGTAGACGACGACCAAGCACAGCTAATTATCGTAAGCTAGATTGTACATTAGAAGAGGCAGTTACTTCACAGTGTAACGCGAATGTCACCCATGTcatatattaa
- the LOC117600449 gene encoding trypsin-1-like isoform X1 produces the protein MKSSWCFGLLAVLIFTTVACQASTLGEKVKNFFGIFGNKPPYSVEAPGPCYCNCGLRNEESRIVGGQTTRMNEFPWMARLSYLNKFYCGGTLINDRYVLTAAHCVKGPIFRFMWFMIKVTFGEHDRCIEKGAETRYVVRVLTGDFSFLNFDNDIALLRLNERVPLSDTIRPICLPSVRDNQYVGTKAIASGWGTLHEDGKPSCLLQEVEVPVMSLMDCRNTSYSPRMISDNMICAGYLDGKKDSCQGDSGGPLIAEREDKKYELIGVVSWGNGCAREGYPGVYTRVTRYIDWIIYHSREGCFCDQN, from the exons atgaaatcctCCTGGTGCTTTGGATTATTGGCTGTTCTAATTTTCACCACAGTGGCTTGTCAA gcAAGCACGTTAggtgaaaaagtgaaaaatttttttgggaTCTTTGGTAACAAACCACCGTATTCTGTAGAAGCACCTGGGCCATGCTATTGCA ACTGCGGACTGCGAAACGAGGAAAGTCGAATAGTTGGAGGTCAAACAACTCGTATGAACGAATTCCCATGGATGGCAAGGTTATcgtatttgaataaattttattgtggTGGAACTTTAATAAACGATCGCTATGTCCTCACTGCTGCTCATTGCGTCAAAGG TCCTATTTTCAGATTCATGTGGTTCATGATCAAAGTCACCTTCGGCGAACACGACAGGTGTATCGAAAAGGGAGCCGAAACTAGATACGTAGTCAGAGTACTGACAGGTGATTTTAGCTTCCTCAATTTTGACAACGATATCGCCCTATTGCGGTTAAACGAGAGGGTACCTTTAAGTGACACCATAAGACCTATATGTCTACCATCTGTAAGAG ATAATCAATATGTCGGGACAAAAGCAATTGCATCCGGCTGGGGTACGTTACACGAGGACGGAAAGCCATCTTGTCTTTTACAGGAAGTCGAAGTACCGGTTATGAGCCTTATGGACTGCCGTAACACTAGCTATAGCCCTCGCATGATTTCTGATAACATGATATGTGCTGGATATCTTGATGGCAAAAAGGATTCTTGTCAA GGAGACAGCGGAGGACCGCTCATAGCTGAACGCGAAGACAAGAAATACGAACTAATAGGTGTAGTATCGTGGGGTAATGGATGCGCCCGGGAAGGATATCCTGGTGTTTATACAAGAGTCACACGATACATAGATTGGATCATTTATCATTCCCGAGAAGGATGTTTCTGTGATCAAAACTAA
- the LOC117600449 gene encoding trypsin-1-like isoform X2, with the protein MKSSWCFGLLAVLIFTTVACQASTLGEKVKNFFGIFGNKPPYSVEAPGPCYCNCGLRNEESRIVGGQTTRMNEFPWMARLSYLNKFYCGGTLINDRYVLTAAHCVKGFMWFMIKVTFGEHDRCIEKGAETRYVVRVLTGDFSFLNFDNDIALLRLNERVPLSDTIRPICLPSVRDNQYVGTKAIASGWGTLHEDGKPSCLLQEVEVPVMSLMDCRNTSYSPRMISDNMICAGYLDGKKDSCQGDSGGPLIAEREDKKYELIGVVSWGNGCAREGYPGVYTRVTRYIDWIIYHSREGCFCDQN; encoded by the exons atgaaatcctCCTGGTGCTTTGGATTATTGGCTGTTCTAATTTTCACCACAGTGGCTTGTCAA gcAAGCACGTTAggtgaaaaagtgaaaaatttttttgggaTCTTTGGTAACAAACCACCGTATTCTGTAGAAGCACCTGGGCCATGCTATTGCA ACTGCGGACTGCGAAACGAGGAAAGTCGAATAGTTGGAGGTCAAACAACTCGTATGAACGAATTCCCATGGATGGCAAGGTTATcgtatttgaataaattttattgtggTGGAACTTTAATAAACGATCGCTATGTCCTCACTGCTGCTCATTGCGTCAAAGG ATTCATGTGGTTCATGATCAAAGTCACCTTCGGCGAACACGACAGGTGTATCGAAAAGGGAGCCGAAACTAGATACGTAGTCAGAGTACTGACAGGTGATTTTAGCTTCCTCAATTTTGACAACGATATCGCCCTATTGCGGTTAAACGAGAGGGTACCTTTAAGTGACACCATAAGACCTATATGTCTACCATCTGTAAGAG ATAATCAATATGTCGGGACAAAAGCAATTGCATCCGGCTGGGGTACGTTACACGAGGACGGAAAGCCATCTTGTCTTTTACAGGAAGTCGAAGTACCGGTTATGAGCCTTATGGACTGCCGTAACACTAGCTATAGCCCTCGCATGATTTCTGATAACATGATATGTGCTGGATATCTTGATGGCAAAAAGGATTCTTGTCAA GGAGACAGCGGAGGACCGCTCATAGCTGAACGCGAAGACAAGAAATACGAACTAATAGGTGTAGTATCGTGGGGTAATGGATGCGCCCGGGAAGGATATCCTGGTGTTTATACAAGAGTCACACGATACATAGATTGGATCATTTATCATTCCCGAGAAGGATGTTTCTGTGATCAAAACTAA